The genome window GTTTTCGATGTATTCATCGCCATACATAACTATACTGCTGATTTTATCATGGCTGTACTTTGGAGACAAGAACAAAATAAAGAGCGGCAATTCATCTCTCACCTAATTCATTGCGATTCGTTGAGGCGGTGGATGAATTGCCGCACAAGGTTAAATAGCCAACACCAGGCTCACCAAGCAAACTGGCTGAAACCTGATAACCTCCCATAGTAATAGCGTTAAATCCTGCTTTTTCAGCTATTTTTGCGCTAAAGGCATCGTAGACGCCTGGCAGTTCTAATATGTCTTTTGAATATAGAAGTTTTCTAAATAAGGTCGTTGCTCTTTTTGACAGTGTACCCTCCTGAGAATTTTAGAAATACGATTATTATCTAAAATTATATACCTATTAGCTTGTTCATTAATTATTTTTATTTTTAAACGACCATTTACTTATTTTTATATGTAGGCCTTTTTGTTGACAAATTGCGCAATAGCCTTACAATAAATTAGTAATGTTGTAAGTTTAATTTAGCCGTCTTTATAATTTTTTAAGGAGGTTCGATGATGGGGGAAATTAAAGAAAATGCAAAGGAGAAACATTCTCAATCGAGCATCGCTGCTAGGTTAGAAAGGCTTCCTCTGAGCGGTTTTCATTGGAATTTTTTGTGGATGATAACTGCTGGAGAGTGGTTTGACACTCTTATTCTTCTAAGTTTAGGGTTACTTGTAGCATTGATCGGTATTAGTTTTGGATATCCATCTGGTAAGGGACCTATTATATTAATCTCTTATGCTTTTTTTGGAATGCTTTTTGGTGCAATTATTCTCGGCAGGCTTGCTGATATTTTTGGTAGAAGGACAATGTACTTTTTTAATTTGTTAATTTTTGGAATTCCTCTAATCGTGGCTGCATTCCTCAACGATCTTAATATCATTTTGATATTGATATTTATTGCAGGAATGGGTATAGGCGCAGAAGGAGTTTTAATGGACACCTTTATAAGTGAAGTGATGTCCAGGAAGACAAGGGGCAAAAGACTTGCTCTGGCTTATACGGTAGTCGTCACTTCTGCACCTATTGGTGCTCTGCTTGCAGCAATTACCGAAAAAAATATGCCTCATGATGCCTGGAGAGTATTTCTCCTTTTTGCAGGTATTGGTGC of Thermodesulfobium sp. 4217-1 contains these proteins:
- a CDS encoding isocitrate lyase/phosphoenolpyruvate mutase family protein; protein product: MSKRATTLFRKLLYSKDILELPGVYDAFSAKIAEKAGFNAITMGGYQVSASLLGEPGVGYLTLCGNSSTASTNRNELGER